A section of the Flavobacteriales bacterium genome encodes:
- a CDS encoding type II toxin-antitoxin system PemK/MazF family toxin yields the protein MGGAMKGDVVVIPFPFSDLTGSKRRPALVVADWGGDDIMLCQITSQSKRDGLELPLTEADFDNGRLPIASNIRPNKIFTADKRIIRNVAGRISDAKYEEVAEQIFKLIA from the coding sequence CTGGGCGGGGCTATGAAAGGTGATGTGGTCGTCATCCCCTTCCCGTTCTCGGATCTGACCGGTAGCAAGCGGCGCCCAGCGCTCGTTGTCGCTGACTGGGGTGGCGATGACATCATGCTCTGCCAGATCACCAGCCAGTCCAAGCGGGATGGCCTGGAGCTGCCGCTCACGGAGGCCGATTTCGATAACGGTCGTCTTCCGATCGCCAGCAACATTCGGCCGAACAAGATCTTCACTGCGGATAAGCGCATCATCCGAAACGTCGCAGGAAGGATCAGTGATGCGAAGTACGAAGAGGTCGCCGAGCAGATCTTCAAGCTCATTGCCTGA
- a CDS encoding type II toxin-antitoxin system PemK/MazF family toxin has translation MKAGEVVRVALPQSDGRHKPRPAVLIAAFPPFGDWLVVGISGSVGLAVPDLDIVIDRGDPSFDMARLGFPGVIRLGHAHVVPVTWIEGRIGSIDPDTLRQVRERLATWIVQHA, from the coding sequence GTGAAAGCTGGTGAGGTGGTGCGCGTGGCGCTGCCACAGAGCGATGGGCGACACAAGCCACGCCCGGCCGTGCTCATTGCCGCCTTCCCTCCCTTCGGCGACTGGTTGGTCGTGGGTATCAGCGGCAGCGTTGGACTGGCCGTGCCTGACCTGGACATCGTGATCGACCGAGGGGATCCTTCGTTCGATATGGCACGGCTCGGCTTCCCCGGTGTCATCCGCTTGGGTCATGCGCATGTGGTGCCTGTTACTTGGATCGAGGGGCGGATCGGCAGCATCGACCCGGATACCCTTCGCCAGGTCCGCGAGCGGCTGGCAACGTGGATAGTGCAGCACGCGTAA
- the clpB gene encoding ATP-dependent chaperone ClpB: MDLNKFTVRSQQAIQQAQTIATGYGQQMLENGHLLKGILEVDPDVTPFLLKKMNVNVPAMTQALDRIVGLYPKVSGGQISLSRYSSDALTKALAALKEFGDEFASVEHMLIGILDSGDTVSQLLKDNGVTRKDLIAAIKELRKGSKVTSQSQEETYNALNKYAKNLNQLAKDNKLDPVIGRDEEIRRVLQILSRRTKNNPILIGEPGVGKTAIAEGIAQRIVSGDIPEDLKGKQVFSLDIAALIAGAKYKGEFEERLKAVVKEVIASEGNIILFIDEIHTLVGAGGGEGAMDAANILKPALARGELRSIGATTLNEYQKYFEKDKALERRFQKVMVDEPSREDAISILRGLKEKYESHHKVLIKDAAIIAAVELSTRYIADRFLPDKAIDLIDEAASKLRMEINSKPEELDEIDRRIMQLEIEREAIKRENDEAKLAELNKELAELSGQRDGFKARWESERQLVDRINSAKDKIEELKHQAQQYEREGDFGKVAEIRYGRIQETEKELESAKQELLALQAESKMIKEEVDVEEIAAVVSRWTGIPVTRMLEAERTKLLKLEDELHKRVIGQDEAVRAVADAVRRSRAGMGDERRPIGSFIFLGTTGVGKTELAKALSEILFNDEQAMTRIDMSEYQERHSVSRLVGAPPGYVGYDEGGQLTEAVRRKPYSVVLLDEIEKAHPDVWNILLQVLDDGRLTDNKGRVVNFKNTLIIMTSNIGSHIIQENFEGLERKNVEEVVEKTQREVMDLLRKTVRPEFLNRVDELIMFRPLSQGDVREIVKLQLHMLMQKLEEKDIHLIPSEELIAHISTTGFDPQFGARPIKRMIQKELLNELSKQIIAGTLETGKPQVIDVFDGRIVLRKPVDAKEERKANGNGKAKKSKAEV, from the coding sequence ATGGACCTCAACAAATTCACCGTCCGCTCCCAGCAGGCCATCCAGCAGGCGCAGACCATCGCCACCGGATACGGCCAGCAGATGCTCGAGAACGGCCACCTGCTCAAGGGCATCCTGGAGGTGGACCCCGACGTCACCCCCTTCCTGCTGAAGAAGATGAACGTGAACGTGCCCGCGATGACGCAGGCGCTGGACCGCATCGTCGGGCTATACCCCAAAGTGAGCGGCGGGCAGATCAGCCTCTCGCGCTACAGCAGCGATGCGCTCACCAAGGCCCTCGCCGCGCTGAAGGAGTTCGGCGATGAGTTCGCCAGCGTGGAGCACATGCTCATCGGCATCCTGGACAGCGGCGACACCGTGAGCCAGCTGCTGAAGGACAACGGCGTCACCAGGAAGGACCTGATCGCGGCCATCAAGGAACTGCGCAAGGGCAGCAAGGTGACCAGCCAAAGCCAGGAGGAGACCTACAACGCGCTGAACAAGTACGCCAAGAACCTCAACCAGCTCGCCAAGGACAACAAGCTCGACCCGGTCATCGGCCGCGACGAGGAGATCCGCCGCGTGCTGCAGATCCTCAGCCGCCGCACCAAGAACAACCCGATCCTGATCGGTGAACCCGGCGTGGGCAAGACCGCCATCGCCGAAGGCATCGCGCAGCGCATCGTGAGCGGCGACATTCCCGAGGACCTCAAGGGCAAGCAGGTCTTCAGCCTCGACATCGCCGCGCTGATCGCCGGCGCCAAGTACAAGGGTGAGTTCGAGGAGCGCCTGAAGGCCGTGGTGAAGGAGGTGATCGCCTCGGAAGGGAACATCATCCTCTTCATCGACGAGATCCATACCCTGGTGGGTGCGGGCGGTGGCGAGGGCGCCATGGACGCCGCCAACATCCTGAAGCCCGCCCTGGCCCGCGGCGAGCTGCGCAGCATCGGCGCCACCACGCTCAACGAGTACCAGAAGTATTTCGAGAAGGACAAGGCCCTGGAGCGCCGCTTCCAGAAGGTGATGGTGGATGAGCCCTCTCGCGAGGACGCGATCTCCATCCTCCGCGGCCTGAAGGAGAAGTACGAGAGCCACCACAAGGTGCTGATCAAGGACGCCGCGATCATCGCCGCCGTGGAATTGAGCACACGCTACATCGCCGACCGCTTCCTGCCGGACAAGGCCATCGACCTGATCGACGAGGCCGCGAGCAAGCTGCGCATGGAGATCAACTCCAAGCCCGAGGAGCTCGACGAGATCGACCGCCGCATCATGCAGCTGGAGATCGAGCGCGAGGCCATCAAGCGCGAGAACGACGAGGCCAAGCTGGCCGAGTTGAACAAGGAACTCGCTGAATTGAGCGGCCAGCGCGACGGCTTCAAGGCCCGCTGGGAGAGCGAGCGCCAGCTGGTGGACCGCATCAACAGCGCCAAGGACAAGATCGAGGAGCTGAAGCACCAGGCGCAGCAGTACGAGCGCGAGGGCGACTTCGGGAAGGTGGCCGAGATCCGCTACGGCCGCATCCAGGAGACCGAGAAGGAACTGGAGAGCGCCAAGCAGGAACTGCTCGCGCTGCAGGCCGAGAGCAAGATGATCAAGGAGGAGGTGGACGTGGAGGAGATCGCCGCCGTGGTGAGCCGCTGGACCGGCATCCCCGTGACGCGCATGCTGGAGGCTGAGCGCACCAAACTGCTGAAGCTGGAGGACGAGCTGCACAAGCGGGTGATCGGTCAGGACGAGGCCGTGCGTGCCGTGGCCGACGCCGTGCGCCGCAGCCGAGCCGGCATGGGCGATGAACGCCGCCCCATCGGCAGCTTCATCTTCCTGGGCACCACGGGCGTGGGCAAGACCGAGCTGGCCAAGGCGCTCAGCGAGATCCTCTTCAACGACGAGCAAGCCATGACGCGCATTGACATGAGCGAGTACCAGGAGCGCCACAGCGTGAGCCGACTGGTCGGGGCGCCTCCGGGCTACGTGGGCTACGACGAGGGCGGCCAGCTCACCGAGGCCGTGCGCCGCAAGCCCTACAGCGTGGTGCTGCTGGACGAGATCGAGAAGGCCCACCCCGACGTGTGGAACATCCTGCTGCAGGTGCTCGACGACGGCCGCCTCACCGACAACAAGGGCCGGGTGGTGAACTTCAAGAACACCCTCATCATCATGACGAGCAACATCGGCTCGCACATCATTCAGGAGAACTTCGAAGGGTTGGAGCGCAAGAACGTGGAGGAGGTCGTGGAGAAGACCCAGCGCGAGGTGATGGACCTCCTGCGCAAGACCGTGCGTCCCGAGTTCCTCAACCGGGTGGACGAGCTGATCATGTTCCGTCCGCTGAGCCAGGGGGATGTACGCGAGATCGTGAAGCTGCAGTTGCACATGCTGATGCAGAAGCTGGAGGAGAAGGACATCCACCTCATCCCCAGCGAGGAGCTGATCGCCCACATCTCCACCACCGGCTTCGACCCGCAGTTCGGCGCGCGACCCATCAAGCGCATGATCCAGAAGGAGCTGCTGAACGAATTGAGCAAGCAGATCATCGCAGGGACCCTGGAGACCGGCAAACCGCAGGTCATCGATGTGTTCGACGGACGGATCGTGCTCCGGAAACCCGTGGATGCGAAGGAAGAGCGGAAGGCGAACGGGAACGGGAAGGCCAAGAAGTCGAAAGCGGAGGTATAA
- a CDS encoding Hsp20/alpha crystallin family protein, translated as MSTLIPSRRSLLSRFFDDDAFGFPEGFLDDAGLMPARVFDRPFFKEMKMPAVNIKDNTDHFAIELAAPGYKKDDLKVTVKDGLLTIASEKKHESEEEKKGYTRKEFSYASFSRSFVLPDNTDADSLKANFTNGVLKLTLNKTKAVPESKAKEIAIH; from the coding sequence ATGTCAACGCTCATTCCCTCCCGCCGTTCCCTGCTCTCCCGATTCTTCGATGACGATGCCTTCGGCTTCCCGGAGGGTTTCCTCGATGATGCCGGGCTGATGCCCGCCCGCGTGTTCGACCGGCCTTTCTTCAAGGAAATGAAGATGCCGGCGGTGAACATCAAGGACAACACCGACCACTTCGCCATCGAGCTCGCCGCGCCCGGCTACAAGAAGGACGACCTGAAGGTGACCGTGAAGGACGGCCTGCTCACCATCGCCAGTGAGAAGAAGCACGAAAGCGAGGAGGAGAAGAAGGGTTACACCCGCAAGGAGTTCAGCTACGCGTCTTTCAGCCGGTCGTTCGTGCTGCCGGACAACACCGATGCCGACAGCCTGAAGGCGAACTTCACGAACGGTGTGCTGAAGCTCACCTTGAACAAGACCAAGGCCGTGCCCGAGAGCAAGGCCAAGGAGATCGCCATCCACTGA
- a CDS encoding 7-carboxy-7-deazaguanine synthase QueE — protein MEIFHTVQGEGLYSGQAACFIRLGGCDVGCVWCDVKESWDATAHPRRTAADLAAEADSHPARIVVVTGGEPLMHDLKPLTDALRARGLRTHLETSGTHPLTGDWHHVCFSPKKFKAPVPGFHRLAHELKVIVINRHDLGWADAHAAQVDPGCALFLQPEWEKRERVMPIIVEKVMADPRWRISLQIHKTLNIP, from the coding sequence ATGGAGATCTTCCACACCGTGCAGGGCGAGGGGCTCTACAGCGGTCAGGCGGCCTGCTTCATCCGGCTCGGAGGCTGCGATGTGGGCTGTGTCTGGTGCGATGTCAAGGAGAGCTGGGACGCCACGGCGCATCCACGGCGCACGGCGGCGGACCTGGCGGCCGAGGCGGACTCGCATCCCGCCCGCATCGTGGTGGTCACCGGCGGGGAGCCCCTGATGCACGACCTGAAGCCGCTGACCGATGCCCTGCGGGCCCGCGGCCTTCGCACCCACCTCGAGACCTCCGGTACCCACCCGTTGACGGGCGATTGGCACCATGTGTGCTTCAGCCCCAAGAAGTTCAAAGCACCCGTGCCCGGCTTCCACCGCCTTGCCCATGAATTGAAGGTCATCGTCATCAACCGCCACGACCTCGGTTGGGCCGATGCGCATGCCGCCCAGGTGGACCCCGGTTGCGCGCTGTTCCTTCAACCGGAATGGGAGAAGCGCGAGCGGGTCATGCCGATCATCGTGGAGAAGGTCATGGCCGATCCGCGATGGCGCATCTCGCTCCAGATCCACAAAACCCTGAACATCCCTTGA
- a CDS encoding ribose-5-phosphate isomerase gives MPTVYTVYVIELSRKVFTENWKFRAANPQYTGALECLYVGMTSKTPQERFKQHKTGALSKKGHDLSSAIVRKYGRYLRPSLYQQIGPLNRAEALEVEKGLALELRRKGYAVWTN, from the coding sequence ATGCCGACGGTCTACACGGTGTACGTCATCGAGCTCAGCCGGAAGGTCTTCACCGAGAACTGGAAGTTCCGCGCGGCGAACCCGCAGTACACCGGTGCGCTCGAATGCCTCTACGTGGGCATGACCAGCAAGACGCCGCAGGAACGGTTCAAGCAGCACAAGACCGGCGCGCTGAGCAAGAAGGGACACGACCTCAGCAGCGCCATCGTGAGGAAGTACGGGCGCTACCTGCGTCCCAGCCTGTACCAGCAAATCGGACCGTTGAACCGGGCCGAAGCGCTGGAGGTGGAGAAAGGCCTCGCGCTGGAGCTGCGGCGGAAGGGGTATGCGGTGTGGACGAATTGA
- a CDS encoding restriction endonuclease, protein MSSPLLVTKADGSVVPFDAEKLRSSLRRSGADDDTAAQVLKDLQPRLVPGLSTHRIYRLAFKLLRRHSRPSAARYRLKQAILDLGPSGFPFERFIARILQHDGYAVQVDVLVEGRCVQHEVDVVAEKGPQHFLVECKYHNTPGRVCDVKVPLYIKARFDDVTERWRGEPGNGHRFTQGWLVTNTRFTSDALRYGECAGLRMLGWDHPAKGSLKHRIDRSGLYPLTCLSSLTRAEKEHLLAAGLVLARDIMDQTDALRLAQVSGTREARVIQESEALCHSLP, encoded by the coding sequence ATGTCCTCCCCCCTGCTCGTCACCAAGGCCGATGGGTCCGTGGTGCCCTTCGACGCGGAGAAGCTTCGGTCATCGCTGCGACGCTCGGGTGCCGATGATGATACCGCGGCCCAGGTGCTCAAGGACCTTCAGCCGCGGCTGGTGCCCGGCCTGAGCACGCACCGGATCTACCGGCTGGCGTTCAAGTTGCTTCGCAGGCACAGCAGGCCCAGCGCCGCGCGCTACCGCCTCAAGCAGGCCATCCTCGACCTGGGGCCATCGGGCTTCCCCTTCGAGCGCTTCATCGCCCGCATCCTGCAGCACGATGGCTACGCTGTGCAGGTGGACGTGCTGGTGGAGGGCCGCTGTGTGCAGCACGAGGTCGACGTGGTGGCTGAGAAAGGGCCTCAGCATTTCCTGGTGGAATGCAAGTACCACAACACGCCGGGCCGCGTGTGCGATGTGAAGGTGCCGCTCTACATCAAGGCGCGCTTCGACGATGTGACCGAGCGGTGGCGCGGCGAGCCCGGCAACGGCCATCGCTTCACCCAGGGATGGCTGGTCACGAACACGCGCTTCACGAGCGATGCGCTGCGCTACGGTGAATGCGCCGGTCTTCGCATGCTGGGCTGGGACCATCCGGCCAAAGGCAGCCTCAAGCATCGCATCGACCGCAGCGGGCTCTATCCGCTCACCTGCCTCAGCAGCCTCACCAGGGCGGAGAAGGAGCACCTGCTGGCCGCAGGGCTGGTGCTGGCCCGCGACATCATGGACCAGACCGATGCGCTGCGCCTTGCGCAGGTGAGCGGAACACGCGAGGCCCGTGTCATCCAGGAAAGCGAAGCACTGTGCCACAGCCTGCCGTGA
- a CDS encoding cation:proton antiporter, with protein MASFLADAVVYLGAAVLCVPVAKRLGLGSVLGYLLAGVLIGPFLLGFIGEEGKDIMHFAEFGVVMMLFLVGLELEPALFWRMRRQVLGLGGAQVAITAVLLGALAMAIGLPWQAAMAVGLALAMSSTAIALQSLKEKGLSHTAAGRCSFAVLLFQDIAVIPILALLPLLAAAAPVASGGSWIEGLPGWQRTLVVLLAVGAIVGLGRTVVVPLLRVVARTRLRELFVASALLLVVGIALLMETVGLSPALGTFLAGVVLANSEYKHELESDLDPFKGLLLGLFFMAVGASINFPLIAERPALIVGATLLVMVAKAVVLLAIGRRAGLGTDQNLLFGAGLGQVGEFAFVLLAFITQLGLLDGTWTDGLMAVTALSMTLTPVVMLFNDRVLLPRVGTTEAPGREADAVEERNRVIIAGFGHFGSTVGRLLRASGVHATLLDNDSDQVDLLRKLGFKVYYGDATRHDLLEAAGAHEAELLVCAIAPEAAPALVDTVHRHFPHLKVLVRSRNRMDAYELMDQGALHIYRESLDTALRLGADVLRELGVRAHTAHRAALRFRAYDEAALKELAARRGDTQDYITGVRAAIAEQEELLRKDIGLDLDDHDHAWDSQELREGIAAAQRNTRTTG; from the coding sequence ATGGCCTCCTTCCTTGCTGATGCGGTGGTGTACCTGGGGGCGGCCGTGCTCTGCGTGCCGGTGGCCAAGCGCCTGGGCCTGGGCAGTGTGCTGGGCTATCTGCTCGCTGGCGTGCTCATCGGCCCCTTCCTCCTGGGCTTCATCGGGGAGGAGGGCAAGGACATCATGCACTTCGCCGAGTTCGGGGTGGTGATGATGCTCTTTCTGGTGGGGTTGGAACTGGAGCCCGCACTGTTCTGGCGCATGCGCCGGCAGGTGCTGGGGCTGGGCGGTGCCCAGGTGGCGATCACCGCCGTGCTGCTGGGCGCCCTGGCGATGGCCATCGGCCTGCCCTGGCAGGCCGCGATGGCGGTGGGCCTCGCCCTGGCGATGAGCTCCACCGCCATCGCGCTGCAGAGCCTCAAGGAGAAGGGCCTCTCACACACCGCCGCCGGCCGCTGCTCCTTCGCGGTGCTGCTCTTCCAGGACATCGCGGTGATCCCCATCCTGGCCCTGCTGCCGCTGCTGGCCGCCGCCGCTCCCGTGGCCTCCGGGGGCTCGTGGATCGAAGGGCTGCCGGGCTGGCAACGCACGCTGGTGGTGCTGCTGGCCGTGGGTGCCATCGTGGGCTTGGGGCGCACCGTGGTGGTGCCGCTGCTGCGCGTGGTGGCCCGCACGCGCCTGCGCGAGCTCTTCGTGGCCTCAGCCCTGCTGCTGGTGGTGGGCATCGCCCTGTTGATGGAGACCGTGGGCCTGAGCCCCGCCCTGGGCACATTCCTGGCCGGCGTGGTGCTGGCCAACAGCGAGTACAAGCACGAGCTCGAAAGCGACCTCGATCCCTTCAAGGGCCTGCTGCTCGGCCTCTTCTTCATGGCCGTCGGCGCGTCCATCAACTTTCCCCTCATCGCCGAACGCCCGGCCCTCATCGTGGGCGCCACCCTGCTGGTGATGGTGGCCAAGGCGGTCGTGCTGCTCGCCATCGGCCGTCGTGCGGGCCTGGGCACCGACCAGAACCTGCTGTTCGGCGCAGGCCTCGGCCAGGTGGGCGAATTCGCGTTCGTGCTGCTGGCCTTCATCACCCAGCTGGGCCTGCTGGACGGCACCTGGACCGATGGGCTGATGGCGGTGACCGCGCTCAGCATGACGCTGACACCGGTGGTGATGCTGTTCAACGACCGGGTGCTTCTTCCGCGTGTGGGCACCACCGAGGCCCCCGGGCGCGAAGCCGATGCCGTGGAGGAACGCAACCGGGTGATCATCGCCGGTTTCGGCCACTTCGGAAGCACCGTGGGCCGCCTGCTGCGCGCCAGCGGCGTGCATGCCACCCTGTTGGACAACGACAGCGATCAGGTGGACCTGCTGCGCAAGCTCGGCTTCAAGGTCTATTACGGGGATGCCACACGGCACGACCTGCTGGAAGCTGCCGGAGCGCACGAGGCCGAACTCCTGGTCTGCGCCATCGCCCCGGAGGCCGCGCCGGCCCTGGTGGACACCGTTCACCGGCATTTCCCCCACCTGAAGGTGCTCGTGCGCAGCCGCAACCGCATGGACGCCTACGAGCTGATGGACCAGGGTGCGCTCCACATCTACCGCGAGAGCCTCGACACCGCCCTTCGGCTCGGCGCCGACGTGCTGCGCGAACTGGGCGTCCGTGCGCATACCGCCCATCGGGCCGCGCTGCGGTTCCGTGCTTACGACGAGGCCGCCCTGAAGGAGCTGGCGGCCCGCCGGGGCGACACCCAGGACTACATCACCGGAGTGCGCGCCGCCATCGCCGAACAGGAGGAGCTGCTGCGCAAGGACATCGGCCTGGACCTGGACGACCACGACCACGCTTGGGACAGCCAGGAACTGCGCGAGGGCATCGCGGCCGCTCAGCGCAACACGCGCACCACCGGGTAG
- a CDS encoding alpha/beta hydrolase, producing MRILKRLSFTLLSIVLAALLAFSLSVWPGAMVVRITFKKGGEEMRQGLVPFERNDVHVILDEVYTAGDPDARMDIYIPQRMMGGDHRLPVVVWTHGGGWIGGDKSEMRGYLMHLAHEGYVVIAINYGLAPEHRYPAPLHQINAALAHIRANAARFLADMDRVFMAGDSAGAQLTAQTAATISNPDHAKAVGIAPTLGPGQLRGLILHCGLYDMPMYVQRANDAGGILGYLANILPWAYLGERKPAEDALRAMSPIHHATSAFPPVFISGGNGDPLTAHQSRPMATRLEELGVPVTSLFFPDDHSPALPHEYQFRLAEPEAQQAFAMTLEFLKARTHPPASR from the coding sequence ATGCGTATCCTGAAGCGCTTGTCATTCACCTTGCTCAGCATCGTGCTCGCAGCCTTGCTCGCCTTCTCGCTCAGCGTGTGGCCCGGCGCCATGGTGGTCCGGATCACCTTCAAGAAAGGCGGTGAGGAGATGCGGCAGGGACTGGTGCCCTTCGAGCGGAACGATGTGCATGTGATCCTGGATGAAGTGTACACGGCCGGCGACCCTGATGCCCGCATGGACATCTACATCCCGCAGCGGATGATGGGCGGGGATCACCGACTGCCCGTGGTGGTCTGGACCCATGGCGGCGGATGGATCGGTGGCGACAAGAGCGAGATGCGCGGCTACCTGATGCACCTGGCCCATGAAGGGTACGTGGTGATCGCCATCAACTACGGCCTGGCCCCGGAGCACCGTTATCCTGCACCGCTGCACCAGATCAATGCAGCCCTGGCCCATATCCGCGCGAATGCCGCACGCTTCCTAGCGGACATGGATCGGGTGTTCATGGCGGGCGACAGCGCCGGTGCGCAGCTTACTGCGCAGACCGCAGCGACCATTTCCAACCCGGACCATGCGAAGGCGGTCGGCATTGCCCCCACCCTGGGTCCCGGACAGCTGCGCGGGTTGATCCTGCACTGCGGGCTCTACGACATGCCCATGTATGTGCAGCGTGCCAACGACGCCGGCGGCATTTTAGGCTATCTGGCGAACATCCTGCCCTGGGCCTATCTCGGCGAGCGCAAGCCTGCGGAGGACGCATTGCGGGCGATGTCACCGATCCACCACGCCACGTCGGCATTCCCACCCGTCTTCATCAGCGGTGGCAACGGCGACCCCCTCACCGCGCACCAGAGCCGTCCCATGGCCACCCGGCTCGAGGAACTGGGTGTACCGGTGACCAGCCTGTTCTTCCCCGATGACCATTCGCCCGCATTGCCCCACGAATACCAGTTCCGTCTGGCCGAGCCCGAAGCTCAACAGGCCTTCGCGATGACGCTTGAGTTCCTGAAGGCACGGACACATCCACCTGCGTCCCGGTAG
- a CDS encoding NAD(P)H-dependent oxidoreductase: MPRVLVLFAHPRLERSRTNRALLKAMPVSERITLRDLYELYPDMQVDVKMEQDLLMAHDVVVLHHPFYWYSVPPLLKQYIDLVYAFGWAYGPGGTALRGKVQFHVVTTGGGPEAYTADGFHGHTLAEFLLPLKRTATLCGMHWAPPFAAQGTHRLGDAELERIAHRYGRMLHGWADGTLTLDRMTGTTDQHHLLNTIP, encoded by the coding sequence ATGCCCCGCGTCCTTGTCCTCTTCGCCCATCCCCGGCTCGAGCGCAGCCGCACCAACCGCGCGTTGCTGAAGGCCATGCCTGTGTCCGAACGGATCACCCTGCGCGACCTGTATGAGCTGTATCCGGACATGCAGGTGGACGTGAAGATGGAGCAGGACCTGCTGATGGCGCACGACGTGGTGGTGCTACACCATCCGTTCTACTGGTACAGCGTGCCCCCGCTGTTGAAGCAGTACATCGACCTGGTGTACGCCTTCGGCTGGGCCTATGGACCGGGCGGCACGGCCCTGCGCGGCAAGGTGCAGTTCCATGTGGTGACCACCGGAGGGGGCCCGGAGGCCTATACCGCCGACGGATTCCACGGCCACACGCTCGCGGAGTTCCTGCTTCCGCTGAAGCGCACGGCCACCTTGTGCGGCATGCACTGGGCCCCGCCCTTCGCCGCGCAAGGCACCCATCGCCTGGGCGATGCCGAGCTGGAGCGCATCGCGCACCGCTATGGACGGATGCTGCACGGGTGGGCGGACGGCACGCTGACCTTGGATCGGATGACCGGTACGACGGACCAGCATCACCTGCTCAACACCATCCCCTGA
- a CDS encoding fibrobacter succinogenes major paralogous domain-containing protein — MVGLSSTSQPGVLHWAGSSPLQVVGPKSSSFPWQPGDTLRYLGYASDTIGPLSAFIEDDPMSSATELFQLARGLVCPDSPSVTDIDGNTYGTVKIGSQCWMAENLKTTRYRDGISIPNVTDNTTWAQLNTGAWCDHGNNAANDTIHGKLYNWYAAADPNICPQGWHVPTDAEWHQLEQFLGIPSAELNSLGFRGAAQNAGGEMKATTLWNAPNLGATDGSGFSGLPGGLRYGGYGHFDGLGGNGYWWSASESSAASAWFRFLYFNNAGVYRSGYSKRFGFCVRCVRD; from the coding sequence ATGGTGGGCCTGTCATCAACGTCGCAGCCGGGTGTTCTGCACTGGGCGGGTTCAAGTCCGCTCCAGGTCGTCGGGCCGAAGAGCTCGTCCTTTCCCTGGCAGCCGGGGGACACGCTTCGCTATCTCGGATATGCATCGGATACCATCGGGCCGCTGAGCGCCTTCATCGAGGATGATCCCATGTCCTCCGCTACGGAGCTCTTTCAGCTTGCCCGTGGGCTGGTGTGCCCGGACAGCCCCTCGGTGACGGACATCGATGGCAACACCTACGGGACGGTGAAGATCGGCAGCCAGTGTTGGATGGCGGAGAACCTCAAGACCACGCGCTACCGCGATGGCATCTCAATCCCCAACGTCACGGACAATACCACCTGGGCCCAACTCAACACCGGCGCCTGGTGCGATCACGGCAACAACGCGGCCAACGACACCATTCATGGTAAGCTCTACAACTGGTACGCTGCGGCCGACCCCAACATCTGCCCCCAGGGCTGGCATGTGCCCACCGATGCCGAGTGGCATCAGTTGGAGCAGTTCTTGGGCATACCGAGCGCCGAGTTGAACAGCCTGGGATTTCGAGGAGCTGCGCAGAATGCAGGAGGCGAAATGAAGGCCACCACCTTGTGGAACGCCCCCAATCTCGGCGCCACTGACGGGAGCGGTTTCTCAGGCCTTCCCGGCGGCCTCCGTTACGGCGGCTATGGCCACTTCGACGGCTTAGGCGGCAACGGCTACTGGTGGAGCGCCTCGGAGAGTAGTGCGGCGTCCGCCTGGTTCCGCTTTCTTTACTTCAATAATGCAGGTGTGTACAGGTCCGGCTACTCCAAGAGATTTGGGTTCTGTGTGCGTTGCGTCAGGGATTGA